One segment of Radiobacillus kanasensis DNA contains the following:
- a CDS encoding alpha-ketoacid dehydrogenase subunit beta, with protein MREITYQEAVREAMSIEMRKNPDVFILGEDIGVYGGAFGVTRGMIEEFGSERVRNTPISESAIAGAAIGSALTGMRPILELQFSDFITIAMDQMVNQAAKLRYMYGGKGKVPMVLRTPGGSGTGAAAQHSQSLEAWMAHIPGLKVVQPSTAYDAKGLLKAAMDDENPVIFYEHKLLYQTKSQVPEKEYSIPLGKADIKREGADVTIVATSIMVHKALEAAKELAEEGIEVEVIDPRTLVPLDEETIVQSVMKTGRAVVVHEAVKRGGYGGEIASLIAESEAFDYLDAPIKRIGGLPVPIPYNPELEKAAVPSKEDIKHAVKETLQRV; from the coding sequence ATGTCTTTATTCTTGGTGAGGATATTGGGGTCTACGGAGGAGCTTTTGGTGTAACGAGAGGGATGATTGAGGAGTTTGGATCTGAGAGAGTACGTAATACTCCAATCTCGGAATCCGCTATAGCCGGTGCAGCAATTGGATCTGCTTTAACCGGCATGAGGCCAATCCTAGAATTGCAGTTTTCCGATTTTATTACGATAGCCATGGATCAGATGGTGAACCAGGCGGCAAAGCTCCGTTACATGTACGGTGGAAAAGGTAAGGTACCGATGGTGCTTCGGACCCCTGGTGGATCAGGGACGGGTGCCGCAGCTCAGCACTCCCAAAGTCTAGAGGCATGGATGGCACATATTCCTGGATTAAAAGTGGTCCAGCCTTCGACAGCTTATGATGCGAAAGGATTGCTAAAGGCGGCAATGGACGATGAAAACCCGGTCATCTTTTATGAACATAAACTACTCTATCAAACAAAGTCGCAAGTTCCGGAAAAAGAATATTCAATCCCTTTGGGAAAAGCAGATATTAAACGTGAAGGAGCGGACGTCACGATTGTGGCTACATCTATAATGGTTCATAAAGCATTAGAAGCGGCGAAAGAGTTAGCAGAAGAAGGGATAGAGGTGGAGGTCATCGATCCGCGTACTTTGGTCCCTTTAGACGAAGAAACGATTGTTCAATCGGTTATGAAAACAGGCCGTGCTGTCGTCGTTCATGAAGCGGTAAAACGCGGTGGATACGGTGGAGAAATTGCTAGTTTAATAGCAGAGAGTGAAGCTTTTGATTATTTAGATGCTCCAATCAAACGTATAGGTGGTCTTCCGGTTCCGATTCCGTACAACCCAGAACTTGAAAAAGCGGCCGTTCCATCTAAAGAGGATATTAAACATGCTGTGAAAGAAACGTTGCAGCGAGTATAG